In Apostichopus japonicus isolate 1M-3 chromosome 3, ASM3797524v1, whole genome shotgun sequence, a single genomic region encodes these proteins:
- the LOC139965808 gene encoding CCAAT/enhancer-binding protein delta-like has translation MATALVPILPKAHEPGDDMSVTSDAEGSLEEVKTTGGGKMGRSQKKYLHDKDSEEYKKRRERNNVAVRKSRDKSRWKTQQTLDKINELKAENSKLEGKVSLLSKELSVLKDLFLSHAEELPDPSTTFGLFNSGASSKLVAEPTVIENSGSKLIVANTIELSVDGENVSTILGESNDTIEILPVQAAHVLSTLSQVAQQVILSESSG, from the coding sequence ATGGCAACAGCTCTAGTACCGATACTACCGAAGGCGCATGAACCCGGAGACGACATGAGCGTGACCTCAGATGCGGAAGGGTCCTTGGAGGAAGTCAAAACTACCGGAGGCGGTAAAATGGGACGCTCCCAGAAAAAGTACCTGCATGACAAGGACAGCGAAGAGTACAAGAAACGAAGAGAACGTAACAATGTAGCTGTCCGAAAGAGCCGAGACAAGAGCCGATGGAAGACCCAGCAAACTCTGGATAAGATAAATGAGTTGAAAGCTGAAAATAGCAAGCTGGAGGGGAAGGTCTCGCTCCTCTCGAAGGAGCTGAGCGTCCTCAAGGACTTGTTTCTTTCGCATGCTGAGGAATTGCCAGACCCAAGCACTACCTTTGGGTTATTTAACTCTGGAGCGTCTAGCAAATTGGTCGCAGAACCTACCGTCATCGAGAACTCTGGATCGAAACTCATCGTTGCCAATACCATCGAGCTATCGGTGGACGGAGAGAACGTGAGCACGATCCTGGGGGAGAGCAACGACACCATCGAGATCCTACCTGTGCAAGCGGCTCATGTTCTTAGCACGCTCTCACAGGTTGCCCAGCAAGTCATCTTATCAGAAAGTAGCGGCTGA